A window of the Hordeum vulgare subsp. vulgare chromosome 5H, MorexV3_pseudomolecules_assembly, whole genome shotgun sequence genome harbors these coding sequences:
- the LOC123396485 gene encoding uncharacterized protein LOC123396485: MQRRRRHFWALTGWWLLRACNTGLKYWDALVVQPACKPGLHSIPYPSIRSHPRSSARPLTTPYSSLHPFHTPTHTYADRNRLARFPPHKSRAKHHTGSRPSHSIHPSIHPSHTCSSLQNHMCLLLSGAGGATSMSRIHPSDRGDGARRAARTAAERQLPAVYTVWKRSSMGFQGTDGFSVYDSAGRLAFRVDNYARRPKAFAGELLLMDGRGAPLLSLRPQIFSLHDRWNCYRVAPGEEGCPDTDRSSSVPQPQPQQLFSMRKCTALQSTDDAEVHMSSASTATTSGRGCRAPPSPPPGYRVEGCFSRRSCKISRSDGQEAARILRKKAGGPTAVASSSRPVALGDDVFSLVVRPGVDAATVMAIVVVMDRICRKPYAPMACSSQ, from the exons ATGCAGCGCCGGAgacggcacttttgggctttaacGGGCTGGTGGCTGTTGCGGGCTTGCAACACCGGCCTTAAATACTGGGACGCACTCGTTGTCCAGCCTGCATGCAAGCCAGGTCTCCATTCCATTCCATACCCATCCATCCGCAGTCATCCTCGATCCAGCGCCCGCCCCCTCACGACACCCTACTCCTCGCTCCATCCATTCCACACGCCCACGCACACGTACGCCGATCGCAATCGACTCGCTCGCTTCCCGCCCCACAAATCAAGAGCCAAGCACCACACTGGTTCCCGGCCATCTCATTCtattcatccatccatccatccatcgcaCACCTGCAGCAGCCTGCAGAATCATATGTGCCTGCTTCTCTCTGGCGCCGGCGGAGCAACCAGCATGAGCAGGATCCACCCCTCCGATCGCGGCGACGGCGCCCGCCGCGCGGCGCGGACGGCGGCGGAGCGGCAGCTGCCGGCGGTGTACACGGTGTGGAAGAGGTCCAGCATGGGGTTCCAGGGCACCGACGGCTTCTCCGTCTACGACTCCGCTGGGCGGCTCGCCTTCCGCGTCGACAACTACGCCCGCCGCCCCAAGGCCTTCGCCGGCGAGCTGCTGCTCATGGACGGCCGCGGcgcccctctcctctccctcaggCCGCAG ATCTTTAGCCTGCACGACCGATGGAACTGCTACAGAGTTGCACCGGGAGAAGAAGGCTGCCCGGACACGGACAGGAGCTCCTCCGTGCCGCAACCGCAGCCGCAGCAGCTGTTCTCCATGCGGAAGTGCACCGCTCTGCAGAGCACGGACGACGCAGAGGTCCACATGTCATCGGCCTCGACGGCGACGACGTCAGGGCGCGGCTGCCGGGCCCCGCCTTCCCCTCCTCCGGGCTACCGCGTCGAGGGCTGCTTCTCCAGGAGGAGCTGCAAGATCTCCCGGAGCGACGGCCAGGAGGCGGCGCGGATACTCAGGAAGAAAGCCGGTGGACCTACGGCGGTGGCGTCGTCGTCCAGGCCCGTCGCTCTCGGCGACGACGTGTTCAGCCTGGTCGTTCGGCCGGGCGTGGACGCCGCCACGGTCATGGCCATTGTCGTTGTCATGGACCGGATCTGCCGGAAGCCTTACGCACCAATGGCGTGCTCTTCACAGTAA
- the LOC123397820 gene encoding bifunctional bis(5'-adenosyl)-triphosphatase/adenylylsulfatase FHIT-like, whose translation MLLGLCSALRSRALLLPLTPPPRTRTATLRRHTWPRATSSLSSPPPPEMEASTYKFGPYRIDAREVFHATPLSYAMVNLRPLLPGHVLVCPKREVKRFTDLSTGETSDLWVTAKEVGVRLEQYHKASSLTFAIQDGPQAGQTVPHVHIHVIPRRKGDFENNDEIYDAIDVKEKELKEKLDLDVQRKDRTMEEMSHEANEYRALFS comes from the exons ATGCTGCTTGGGCTCTGCTCCGCCCTGCGCTCgcgtgccctcctcctccccctgaccCCGCCGCCTCGTACGCGTACGGCCACCCTTCGCCGCCACACTTGGCCGCGGGCCACCTCCTCCTTGtcatctccgccgccgccggagatgGAGGCCTCGACGTACAAGTTCGGGCCCTACAGGATCGACGCGAGGGAGGTCTTCCACGCCACGCCCCTCTCCTACGCCATGGTCAAcctacgccccctcctccctggt CATGTCCTTGTGTGCCCCAAGCGTGAAGTGAAACGCTTTACTGATCTAAGCACTGGCGAGACAAGTGATTTATGGGTCACTGCAAAGGAAGTTGGTGTACGGCTTGAGCAGTACCACAAAGCTTCTTCGCTTACATTTGCAATTCAG GATGGtcctcaagctggccaaacagttCCGCATGTCCACATCCATGTGATCCCCAGGAGGAAGGGAGATTTTGAAAATAATGATGAAATATATGACGCG ATTGATGTGAAAGAAAAAGAATTGAAGGAAAAGCTCGATCTGGATGTTCAAAGAAAAGATAGGACCATGGAAGAAATGAGTCATGAAGCTAACGAGTACCGTGCTCTTTTCTCCTAG